The genomic DNA ATGGTTTCTTTCCGTTTAGAGACGGTATAGATGCCATATACAGGGTTGGAGTTACGGCAATCATCCAGCCAGGCGGCTCTGTGAAAGACGATGAGGTCATAAAAGCCGCTGATGAGCACGGAATGACCATGCTCATTACAGGCGTAAGGCATTTCAAGCACTAATGAATGTCCTCGTTATAGGCGGAGGCGGAAGAGAACATGCGATTGTCTGGAAGCTTTCTCAATCGAGACATGTTGACAAGATTTACTGTGCCCCGGGCAATGCAGGCATAGTAGAGCTTGCAGATTGCATAGATATAAACCTAAATGACTTTGAGAAGCTCCTTGATTTTGTCAAATACAACTGGATTGACCTTACAATTGTAGGACCTGAGGAGCCTCTTTCAAAAGGCATTGTGGATGCCTTTGAAAGGGAAGGCAGAAAGGTGCTTGGACCAAACAGGACTGCCTCTCAGATAGAATCGAGTAAGGTTTTCTCAAAGGACTTCATGCGGAGATATGGCATCCCTACTTCGGAATATAAGGTGTTTACATCCTATATACAGGCAGAAGACTATGTAAGGGTTAAAGGCACTCCTTTAGTAATAAAGGCAGATGGTTTAGCAGGAGGAAAAGGTGTCTTTGTCTCAGAGACGATAGACGATGCTATTTCGAGCCTCAGACTCATAATGAAAGAAAGGGCATTCGGAGAAGCAGGCGATAGGGTTGTCATAGAGCAGTTCATCCATGGCGAGGAAGCATCTTTTATGGCATTCACAGATGGAACGACTATAATCCCAATGGTCAGCTCTCAGGACCATAAAAGGGTCTTTGATGGCGACATGGGTCCAAACACAGGTGGTATGGGTGCATATAGCCCTGCACCTGTTATCACAACTTCGCTTGAATCGGTTATAATGGAAAAGGTCATGAGGCAGGCACTAAGAGGCTTCAAGGCAGAAGGCATAAAATACAAAGGTGTTCTTTATGCAGGACTTATGATTAAAGATGGGAAGCCCTATGTCCTTGAGTTCAATTGCCGTTTGGGTGACCCTGAAACACAGCCTGTACTTACACGGTTAGAAACAGACCTCGTGGAAATAGCATCTGCTATAGTAGAAGAGAGGCTTAATGACATAAGTCTCAAATGGAAAGATGAGGTTTCTGTATGCGTTGTCCTTGCCTCGAAAGGCTATCCTGGGAAATACGAAAAAGGCTCAACCATCAAAGGGCTCGATGATGTCAAAGGCATCGAGGATGTTATGGTCTTTCATGCAGGAACTGCATTTGATAACACAGACATCGTTACATCAGGCGGAAGGGTGCTTGGCGTTACTGCTGAAGGAAAAGACATCCCTGATGCAAGAGAAAAGGCATACAGTGCAATAGAGAAAATCCATTTCAATGGAATGCACTTTAGAAAAGACATAGCCCAAAGGGCTCTCGAAAGGACTGCTGTATGAAGCCAAAGGTTCTGATAATAGTAGGCTCTGACTCAGACATCCCTGTTATGGAGGAGGCAGGAAAGGTCCTAAAGGATTTCAATATTCCTTTTGACATGACAATTGCATCTGCCCATAGAAGTCCTGAGAGGGTTCTAAAGATAGCCACAGGTGCTGAAAAAAGAGGTATAGAGGTCATCATAGCAGGTGCAGGCATGTCAGCACACCTTGCAGGAGTTATTGCCTCTCATACCATACTTCCTGTCATTGGAGTGCCTTTAAGCTCATCCCCTCTTAGTGGGTTCGATTCGCTTCTAAGTATGGTTCAGATGCCAGGAGGGGTTCCTGTGGCAGTGATGTCTTTAGGCAAGGCAGGTGCCAGAAACGCAGGCATATTTGCAGTTCAAATCCTTTCAAGGAAAGACCTCTTCTTAGAGAAAAAACTTCATGCGTTCAAAAATAAGCAGGCAAAACAAGTCGAGGAAAAGGCAAAGGGGTTACGATAGGGCACAGGCACACCTAAAATTGCCGATAGAAATCCTCTCAACCGTGATACAAAAATGTTAAATTAATCTATGAGCAGGACTTCTGTTTTAATCAGCAAGCCTATCATTCACCTGTGCCTCATAGCTCTCATCGGCATTCTTTCATACTCAAATACCTTCAATGTGCCGTTTCAGTGGGATGAGCAAGAACTTATAGAAAATAACCCAATAGTGAAAAACCTCTCTTATTTCCTTGAGCCATCTAAAGCAAAACTTAAAAGTAGATATATTGGGTATCTAACATTTGCACTGAATTATAAACTTCATGGCACTGATGTCAGGGGCTACCATGTCTTTAATCTTACCATTCATATACTGAATGCTTTGCTTGTGTATTTTCTTGTTGTATTAACATTCAAGACACCTTTTCTGTCATTGCGAGGGACAGAGTCCCGAAGCAATCTCATTGCCCTTTTTTCCGCCCTTCTTTTTGTCTCACATCCTATTCAGACAGAGGCAGTTACATATATATTTCAGAGGCTTGCCTCTCTTTGTGCATTTTTCTATCTTCTTTCAATTGTGTTATACATAAAGTGGAGACTTCAGGTCACCCCCTCCCTCACCCTCCCCCATCAAGGGGGAGGGAAGTGGTGGGGGAGGCTGCACTACTTTAGGAGACTTTCCCCCTCCCCTCGCCCCCTCCCTTGACGGGAGGGGGCGAGGGGGAGGGTGATACCTCTATTGCTCTACCTTACCAGCATTCTCTCAGCCATCCTTGCCATGAAGACAAAAGAAAATGCATTGACCCTTCCCATTGTCATAGCCCTTTATGAATTCTTGTTTTTTAAAGGCACTTTAGGCAAGAGAATACTTTATCTTATTCCATTTCTTCTTACAATGCTTATTATCCCAATTTCTCTTATAGGGATTGATAAACCTGTTGGAGAAATAATAAGCGGAATAGAGCCTGCAACGAGGGGATACGGAGGCATATCAAGGCAGGACTATCTTTTAACTCAGTTCAAGGTGGTCGTAACATACATAAGGCTTTTGTTTTTGCCAATAAACCAGAATCTTGTCTATGACTACCCTGTGTACGATTCGTTTCTTACACCACAAGTGTTTTTATCCTTTTTATTTCTTTTATCTATCTTTGTCTTTGCGTTTTATCTACTTTTGAGGCCTAAGTCCTATCCTGTATTGCGGTTTATTTCCTTTGGAGTCTTCTGGTTTTTTATAGCCCTTTCAGTTGAATCAAGCATAATCCCAATACCAATGATTATAAATGAATATAGGGTGTATCTGCCCTCGGTTGGGGCATTCTTTGCTTTTATGTCTGGAGTATTTCTGTTGGCAGAAAGGCTCAAAAGCAAAAAGGCACAGACATATGTCCTTTCTTTATTGGTTCTTATTTCCATTGCACTTTCATCTGTTACATATGCACGAAATACTGTGTGGAAAAGCTCAATAAGTTTATGGGAAGATGTAATTAAAAAATCTCCTCACCGTGCAGACGCACATTATAATCTCGGCATTGTTTACCATGAGAAAGGCTTGCTTGACAATGCCATAGAACAATATCAGATTGCATTAAGACTAAGGCCGGATTATGCAAAGGCATACTATAATATCGGCGTTGTTTATGATAAGAAA from Nitrospirota bacterium includes the following:
- a CDS encoding tetratricopeptide repeat protein; this encodes MIPLLLYLTSILSAILAMKTKENALTLPIVIALYEFLFFKGTLGKRILYLIPFLLTMLIIPISLIGIDKPVGEIISGIEPATRGYGGISRQDYLLTQFKVVVTYIRLLFLPINQNLVYDYPVYDSFLTPQVFLSFLFLLSIFVFAFYLLLRPKSYPVLRFISFGVFWFFIALSVESSIIPIPMIINEYRVYLPSVGAFFAFMSGVFLLAERLKSKKAQTYVLSLLVLISIALSSVTYARNTVWKSSISLWEDVIKKSPHRADAHYNLGIVYHEKGLLDNAIEQYQIALRLRPDYAKAYYNIGVVYDKK
- the purE gene encoding 5-(carboxyamino)imidazole ribonucleotide mutase gives rise to the protein MKPKVLIIVGSDSDIPVMEEAGKVLKDFNIPFDMTIASAHRSPERVLKIATGAEKRGIEVIIAGAGMSAHLAGVIASHTILPVIGVPLSSSPLSGFDSLLSMVQMPGGVPVAVMSLGKAGARNAGIFAVQILSRKDLFLEKKLHAFKNKQAKQVEEKAKGLR
- the purD gene encoding phosphoribosylamine--glycine ligase, with the protein product MNVLVIGGGGREHAIVWKLSQSRHVDKIYCAPGNAGIVELADCIDINLNDFEKLLDFVKYNWIDLTIVGPEEPLSKGIVDAFEREGRKVLGPNRTASQIESSKVFSKDFMRRYGIPTSEYKVFTSYIQAEDYVRVKGTPLVIKADGLAGGKGVFVSETIDDAISSLRLIMKERAFGEAGDRVVIEQFIHGEEASFMAFTDGTTIIPMVSSQDHKRVFDGDMGPNTGGMGAYSPAPVITTSLESVIMEKVMRQALRGFKAEGIKYKGVLYAGLMIKDGKPYVLEFNCRLGDPETQPVLTRLETDLVEIASAIVEERLNDISLKWKDEVSVCVVLASKGYPGKYEKGSTIKGLDDVKGIEDVMVFHAGTAFDNTDIVTSGGRVLGVTAEGKDIPDAREKAYSAIEKIHFNGMHFRKDIAQRALERTAV